CGCGATCTTGTTCGACAATATTATCTAACTTATCTTTTTCGAGCCATAAATTATTTATAATATCTTCTGCATTCATGTGACATATTATAGTTGGGTTGTAAGAATCTATCTATAAACTTGGATGTTTTAGAAAGAAATCTCTAAGAATTTCTACTCCTTGACCAGTTATAGCTGATAAAAAGAATGAATCTTTAATTTTTTTATTCTTACTTTTATAATCAAAATCTATTTCTTTGAGCTTATCCAATTGATCGTCAGATAAACGATCGATTTTATTCCACAATATTATCTGTTCTATATCTCCAACTTCAATATCATCTAAAACCTTATTGACAGCTTCAATATTGCCAAGTACATCATCGCTTGAAGCATCTACACAATGAACTAGCAATTGGGAACCAGCTACCTCCTCTAGTGTTGACCTGAAAGCTTCAATCAATTGATGTGGCAGATTCCTAACAAAACCTACTGTGTCGGAACATAAAATTACTTTTGGCTTATAGTTTCCATCTTCACCTACATATAGTTTTCTAGTAGTAGGTGCAAGTGTAGCGAAAAGTCTATCTTCAACATGCGCATCAGACTTTGAAAGAGCGTTTAATAATGTAGATTTACCAGCATTAGTATATCCAACAATTGAAACTCTTTTTTGTGGAAGCTTTTCTCTAGATTTTCTTTGAGTTGATCTAACTTTTTCTAACTTCTTTAAATCTTCTTCTAATTTGGCTAAACGTTTAGTAATCTTACGTCGGTCAGTTTCGAGTTTTGTTTCACCCGGTCCTCGTGTACCGATACCACCACCTTGTTGAGACAGAGAAGTTCCTTTACCTCTCAGGCGTGGCATTAAATATTTAAGTTGAGCGACTTCAACTTGCTTCATACCTTCTTTGGTAGTTGCATGCAAAGCAAATATGTCCAAAATTACACCAACTCTATCGACCACATCGACCTTGAGTATCTCTTCCAGATTTCTCTGTTGAGCAGGCGAAAGTTCACTATCAAATACCGCAACATCAATATCATTAGCTGCAATATAGTTTGATAATTCTTCAGCTTTTCCTTTACCTATAAAAGTTGCAACATTCGGATGATCTAATTTTTGTGTTTCGCGGTATATTACTTTCGCGCCTGCAGTATCAACAAGTAATCCTAATTCATCTAAAGAAAGTTCTATATCTTCTTTTACGCCAGACCAGTCAAGAGCTACTATCACTGCCTTCTGGACGATAACATCAAAGTCGGTTTCACTTTGTGTTAGACGTTTAACATCACGGTTTTGATGATAACGTTTATTCTTATTTTCAGCATTAAATTTCATTTTTTCCTTTATAGAACGAAGTCTATATCTGCGATTTTATTCATTGGGCCATATAAAAACGTTGTGTCATCCGACACTCTGGCTCTACCGATACCGCCACTAACTATAACTTCGCATTCTGCATTAACTAGCCCCTCTTTATATAGAGACGCAACCATTGCAGTGATTCCTGTTCCGCAAGCTAAGGTCTCTCCCACTCCACGTTCGATAGTGCGTCCATAAATTTTTGAAGGATTTACGATATAAACAAAATTGACATTCGTGTTTTCAGGAAACCTCTCGTCGAACCTTAGAGCTTCACCTAACTGTTCTAAACCATCAAGATTTAATTCATCAAGGGAGTCTAATGGTATAACCCAATGTGGTATTCCTGTATTAGTAACATATGATATTCTTTCCTTTTCAAGAACATTAACTTTAATAACATTATTGTTACTTTGTAAAGGTATTAAATGAGGTTCAAAGATAGCAGGGCCCATATCTACTTTACCCATGCATCTATTTGATTCCATATAATTAAATATTACGATTTTTAGACCAGCTAAAGTAGCGACTTTAACTGTAATATTATTTTCACTATCAGTAGTTCCATATCCCTGTTCATTTGCATATTGAGCAAAACAACGGATACCATTTCCACTCATTTCTGGTATGGAACCATCAGCATTAATTAGATACATGACACAATCAGAATCTTTTATTCCTACAAATTCTCTAAAACCTTCATATTTAGAATTATTATCATCGAGTATTAAAAGGTCATCTGATCCAATACCAAAATTTCTATTACAAATTTTTTTAGCGATATCAATGACTGTTTCAACATTAAAAATATGTCCAGAATCTTGAATTTCTCTTACCGAAGTAATTGCAAAATCATTACCTAATCCTTCGTATTTACCTATGTGCATAAAAAAATTGCCCTTTCGATCATTTCATCATATGTGATGTCATCACAATTTA
The Acidimicrobiia bacterium genome window above contains:
- the hflX gene encoding GTPase HflX yields the protein MKFNAENKNKRYHQNRDVKRLTQSETDFDVIVQKAVIVALDWSGVKEDIELSLDELGLLVDTAGAKVIYRETQKLDHPNVATFIGKGKAEELSNYIAANDIDVAVFDSELSPAQQRNLEEILKVDVVDRVGVILDIFALHATTKEGMKQVEVAQLKYLMPRLRGKGTSLSQQGGGIGTRGPGETKLETDRRKITKRLAKLEEDLKKLEKVRSTQRKSREKLPQKRVSIVGYTNAGKSTLLNALSKSDAHVEDRLFATLAPTTRKLYVGEDGNYKPKVILCSDTVGFVRNLPHQLIEAFRSTLEEVAGSQLLVHCVDASSDDVLGNIEAVNKVLDDIEVGDIEQIILWNKIDRLSDDQLDKLKEIDFDYKSKNKKIKDSFFLSAITGQGVEILRDFFLKHPSL
- the dapF gene encoding diaminopimelate epimerase, giving the protein MHIGKYEGLGNDFAITSVREIQDSGHIFNVETVIDIAKKICNRNFGIGSDDLLILDDNNSKYEGFREFVGIKDSDCVMYLINADGSIPEMSGNGIRCFAQYANEQGYGTTDSENNITVKVATLAGLKIVIFNYMESNRCMGKVDMGPAIFEPHLIPLQSNNNVIKVNVLEKERISYVTNTGIPHWVIPLDSLDELNLDGLEQLGEALRFDERFPENTNVNFVYIVNPSKIYGRTIERGVGETLACGTGITAMVASLYKEGLVNAECEVIVSGGIGRARVSDDTTFLYGPMNKIADIDFVL